A region of Rhizobium grahamii DNA encodes the following proteins:
- a CDS encoding choline ABC transporter substrate-binding protein translates to MVRRLATGVVFSALAIGSAAAADDASCKVIRMSDPGWTDITATNGVTSVILTALGYEPDVKTLSVPIGYQSMKNGEIDVFLGNWMPAQKAFIDDLTAAKAIEVMNKNLEGAKFTLAVPTYVADKGVKDFADLQKHADEFDHKIYGIEPGAPANANIQKMIDANDFGLKDWKLVESGEQAMLAQVDRAGKDKGAVVFLAWAPHPMNEKFQISYLSGGDAYFGPNYGGAEVYTLARTGWSEKCPNAATLVKNLKFEIAMENALMGSILGGEDPKAAATAWLKANPAAIDPWLSGVTTLDGKPAADAVKGSLGL, encoded by the coding sequence ATGGTCCGCCGTCTTGCCACCGGCGTTGTCTTCTCTGCTCTGGCGATCGGTTCGGCTGCCGCGGCGGACGATGCCTCCTGCAAGGTGATCCGCATGTCGGACCCGGGCTGGACCGACATCACGGCGACGAACGGCGTCACCTCAGTCATCCTGACAGCGCTCGGCTATGAGCCGGATGTGAAGACCCTGTCCGTCCCGATCGGCTATCAATCGATGAAGAACGGCGAGATCGATGTCTTCCTGGGCAACTGGATGCCAGCACAAAAGGCCTTCATCGACGACCTGACCGCCGCCAAGGCGATCGAAGTCATGAACAAGAACCTCGAAGGCGCGAAGTTCACGCTTGCGGTCCCGACCTATGTTGCCGACAAGGGCGTGAAGGACTTCGCCGATCTGCAGAAGCATGCGGACGAGTTCGATCATAAGATTTACGGCATCGAGCCGGGTGCGCCTGCCAACGCCAACATCCAGAAGATGATCGACGCCAACGACTTCGGGCTCAAGGACTGGAAGCTGGTTGAATCCGGCGAGCAGGCAATGCTGGCTCAGGTCGATCGCGCCGGAAAGGACAAAGGCGCGGTCGTGTTCCTGGCCTGGGCGCCGCATCCGATGAACGAGAAGTTCCAGATCTCCTATCTGTCGGGCGGTGACGCCTATTTCGGCCCGAACTATGGCGGCGCGGAAGTCTATACTCTGGCGCGCACCGGCTGGTCGGAAAAGTGCCCGAATGCGGCGACGCTGGTGAAGAACCTGAAGTTCGAGATCGCCATGGAAAACGCGCTGATGGGCTCGATCCTTGGCGGCGAGGACCCGAAGGCTGCGGCAACCGCGTGGCTGAAGGCCAACCCGGCCGCAATCGACCCTTGGCTGTCAGGCGTCACCACGCTTGACGGAAAGCCTGCTGCCGACGCAGTAAAAGGCTCTCTCGGCCTCTAA
- a CDS encoding peptide chain release factor 3: protein MAESLAEAVSRRRTFAIIAHPDAGKTTLTEKLLLFGGAIQLAGEVKAKKDRIQTRSDWMKIERERGISVVTSVMTFEYEGNVFNILDTPGHEDFADDTYRTLTAVDAAVMVIDAAKGIEPRTLKLFEVCRMRDIPIITFINKMDRESRDPFEILDEVEEKLALDTAPVTWPIGRSKTFCGSYNLANNTVRGSDTEVEGTPVNGPQAVADRLPENERAAFVEETELAMEACRPFDRKAFLEGHMTPVFFGSALRNFGVRDLINALGAFAPPPRDQVADIRTVHAAEDKMTAFVFKIQANMDPNHRDRIAFARICSGKLERGMKARLARTGKQLGLTAPQFFFASQRQLADTAFAGDVVGIPNHGTLRIGDTLTEGEALVFQGVPNFSPEILRRVRLEDAMKAKKLKEALQQMAEEGVVQLFSPEDGSPAIVGVVGALQLDVLKERLSAEYTLPVSFEMSRFSVCRWISSDQPAELEKFLNVKRGDIARDLDGDPVFLAQDSFSLRYEAERFPAIKMVAIKEYHVAKAA from the coding sequence ATGGCCGAAAGTCTCGCCGAGGCGGTCTCCCGTCGCCGCACATTCGCTATTATTGCCCACCCGGACGCGGGCAAGACGACGCTGACCGAAAAGCTGCTGCTGTTCGGCGGCGCCATCCAGCTCGCCGGTGAAGTCAAGGCGAAGAAGGATCGCATCCAGACCCGTTCGGACTGGATGAAGATCGAGCGCGAGCGCGGTATCTCGGTCGTCACCTCGGTCATGACCTTCGAATATGAAGGCAATGTCTTCAACATTCTCGACACACCCGGTCACGAAGACTTCGCCGACGACACCTACCGCACGCTGACGGCGGTGGACGCGGCCGTCATGGTCATCGACGCCGCCAAGGGTATCGAGCCGCGGACGCTGAAGCTCTTCGAAGTCTGCCGCATGCGCGATATCCCGATCATCACCTTCATCAACAAGATGGACCGCGAAAGCCGCGATCCCTTCGAGATCCTGGATGAGGTCGAGGAAAAGCTGGCGTTGGACACGGCCCCGGTCACCTGGCCGATCGGCCGCTCCAAGACCTTCTGCGGCTCCTACAACCTCGCGAACAATACCGTTCGCGGCTCCGACACCGAAGTCGAGGGAACGCCGGTCAACGGCCCGCAGGCCGTCGCTGACCGCCTGCCGGAAAACGAGCGCGCCGCCTTCGTCGAGGAAACCGAACTGGCGATGGAAGCCTGCCGTCCCTTCGACCGCAAGGCTTTTCTCGAGGGCCATATGACCCCGGTGTTCTTTGGCTCGGCGCTGCGAAACTTCGGCGTTCGCGATCTCATCAACGCGCTCGGCGCCTTCGCACCGCCGCCGCGCGACCAGGTCGCCGATATCAGGACGGTTCACGCCGCCGAAGACAAGATGACGGCCTTCGTCTTCAAGATCCAGGCCAACATGGACCCGAACCACCGCGACCGCATCGCCTTTGCCCGCATCTGCTCCGGCAAGCTGGAGCGCGGCATGAAGGCGCGGCTCGCCCGGACCGGCAAGCAGCTCGGCCTCACCGCACCGCAGTTCTTCTTCGCCTCGCAGCGCCAGCTGGCTGATACGGCCTTTGCCGGCGACGTCGTCGGCATCCCCAACCACGGCACGCTGCGCATCGGCGATACGCTGACAGAAGGCGAGGCGCTGGTGTTCCAGGGCGTGCCGAACTTCTCGCCGGAAATCCTCCGCCGCGTGCGTCTGGAAGATGCGATGAAGGCGAAGAAGCTCAAGGAAGCCCTACAGCAGATGGCCGAGGAAGGCGTCGTGCAGCTGTTCTCCCCGGAAGATGGTTCGCCGGCTATCGTTGGCGTCGTCGGTGCTCTGCAGCTCGACGTCTTGAAGGAGCGCCTGTCGGCCGAATACACGCTGCCGGTCTCTTTCGAAATGTCGCGCTTCTCCGTCTGCCGCTGGATCTCGTCGGACCAGCCGGCCGAGCTTGAGAAGTTCTTGAACGTCAAGCGCGGCGATATCGCCCGCGATCTCGATGGTGACCCGGTGTTCCTGGCCCAGGACAGTTTCTCGCTGCGCTACGAGGCCGAACGTTTCCCGGCGATCAAGATGGTTGCGATCAAGGAATATCACGTCGCCAAGGCGGCGTGA
- a CDS encoding Dps family protein yields MSPTAVEKRKVAPLATPTDLKSNAIQDISGALAALLADVFALYLKTKNFHWHMSGPHFRDYHLLLDEHGEQLFNATDAIAERARKIGGTTLRSIGHIARLQRINDNDADYVTPEDMLAELRDDNRQLISILRETHDVCSEHEDVATTSLLENWIDEAERRHWFLFEMTRQSK; encoded by the coding sequence ATGAGCCCCACCGCAGTCGAAAAACGCAAGGTCGCCCCCCTTGCAACGCCCACCGATCTCAAGAGCAATGCCATTCAGGATATCTCGGGTGCCCTTGCGGCGCTGCTTGCCGACGTATTCGCGCTTTACCTGAAGACGAAGAATTTCCATTGGCACATGTCGGGACCACATTTCCGCGACTATCATTTGCTGCTCGATGAACATGGCGAGCAGCTGTTCAACGCAACGGACGCGATCGCCGAGCGCGCGCGCAAGATCGGCGGCACGACCTTGCGTTCGATTGGCCACATCGCGCGCCTGCAGCGCATCAACGACAACGACGCGGATTATGTGACGCCGGAAGACATGCTGGCCGAGCTGCGCGACGACAACAGACAGCTGATCTCCATCCTACGCGAAACCCATGATGTCTGCTCGGAACACGAGGACGTCGCTACGACCAGCCTGCTCGAAAACTGGATCGACGAGGCCGAGCGCCGCCACTGGTTCCTGTTCGAGATGACACGTCAGTCGAAATAG
- a CDS encoding GNAT family N-acetyltransferase, protein MTTDPRYPSLTFRQAYFDDPAAWAALVSLLQDTFGIDLDPLRRLGGADPTSMPLGWFDEDGTLVANLSAFAMPIVINGRVVRAGAFQSGAVRPEWRGRGLYRDVTRKALDWCAAQQFEAIVLYTDKPKLYEPYGFRALPFYTYSGPMPDAPGSAARARSLDPMVAEDLDLLRQALLTRTPVSDMIAVCESAAMFLINTQFDPDVRLSWLANERAVIAWKSEAEGHFTLVDVVAETIPPLSAILSGLGIEATSVAVLFSPDKLGCELLAQPLQSYTHFMIRSETPFALDAPAMLSPMADF, encoded by the coding sequence ATGACGACCGATCCGCGCTACCCCTCCCTCACTTTCCGGCAGGCCTATTTCGACGATCCTGCCGCATGGGCGGCTCTGGTCAGCCTGCTCCAGGATACGTTCGGTATCGATCTCGATCCGTTGCGGCGACTTGGCGGGGCCGACCCGACCAGCATGCCGCTCGGCTGGTTCGATGAGGACGGCACGCTGGTTGCCAATCTCTCGGCATTCGCGATGCCGATCGTGATCAACGGCAGAGTTGTCAGAGCCGGAGCGTTCCAATCCGGCGCCGTGCGGCCCGAATGGCGCGGGCGCGGGCTTTATCGCGACGTGACCCGGAAGGCACTGGACTGGTGCGCGGCGCAGCAGTTCGAGGCGATCGTGCTCTACACCGACAAACCTAAACTCTACGAACCCTACGGTTTTCGCGCCCTGCCGTTCTACACGTACTCCGGCCCGATGCCGGACGCGCCTGGATCGGCGGCTAGAGCACGCAGCCTCGACCCGATGGTTGCTGAGGATCTCGATCTGCTGCGACAGGCGCTACTGACGCGAACGCCTGTCTCGGACATGATTGCCGTGTGCGAGAGCGCGGCGATGTTTCTCATCAATACCCAGTTCGATCCCGATGTGAGACTAAGCTGGCTGGCGAATGAGAGGGCGGTCATCGCCTGGAAATCCGAGGCGGAAGGCCATTTCACGCTGGTCGATGTGGTCGCGGAGACCATTCCGCCGCTGTCAGCGATCCTCAGCGGCCTCGGTATCGAGGCAACCTCGGTCGCGGTGCTGTTCTCGCCGGACAAACTCGGCTGCGAACTCCTCGCCCAGCCACTTCAGAGCTATACGCATTTCATGATCCGCTCCGAGACGCCGTTTGCGCTCGACGCACCCGCGATGCTGTCGCCGATGGCGGATTTCTAG
- a CDS encoding LysE family translocator produces the protein MSFTALFAYAAALFIAAAIPGPGITAIVARALGSNFRETFFMGLGLVLGDMTYLTAVILGLAFVAQTFTEVFIVIKIAGALYLGFIAYKLWTAGLLPQNIAAKKSSSMSMSFLSGLLVTLGNPKTMLFYVALVPTLIDISAIGLREYGILLVTTFVVLLSVLIPYMALASRARILLKQPRALQALNRVAASILAGTAAFIAARAA, from the coding sequence ATGTCATTCACCGCACTTTTCGCCTATGCGGCGGCACTGTTCATCGCAGCCGCCATTCCAGGCCCCGGCATCACGGCGATCGTCGCGCGTGCGCTGGGCTCGAATTTCCGTGAGACATTCTTCATGGGGCTGGGCCTCGTCCTCGGCGACATGACCTATCTGACCGCTGTCATCCTCGGCCTTGCCTTCGTCGCGCAGACCTTCACCGAGGTCTTTATCGTCATCAAGATCGCCGGAGCACTCTATCTCGGCTTCATCGCCTACAAGCTCTGGACCGCCGGGCTGCTGCCGCAGAACATTGCGGCGAAGAAATCGAGCAGCATGTCGATGAGCTTTCTTTCAGGGCTACTCGTGACGCTCGGCAACCCCAAGACCATGCTGTTCTATGTGGCGCTGGTTCCAACTCTGATCGACATCAGCGCCATCGGCCTGCGTGAATACGGCATTCTGCTCGTCACGACCTTTGTGGTGCTGCTCAGCGTTTTGATCCCGTACATGGCGCTCGCCTCGCGCGCCCGGATACTGCTGAAGCAGCCACGGGCGCTGCAGGCGCTGAACCGCGTGGCGGCGAGCATCCTGGCCGGGACAGCCGCCTTCATCGCCGCGCGCGCAGCCTGA
- the dut gene encoding dUTP diphosphatase, with amino-acid sequence MIIHSENHPTLNLVRLPDGVGLELPSYESKGAAGMDLRAAVDVGNPMILEPGKRALVPTGFIFEIPEGFEGQVRPRSGLALKHGITCLNTPGTIDSDYRGEVKVLLINLGEVPFEITRGMRIAQMVIAPAIQAAVHEITESSVTARGGGGFGSTGV; translated from the coding sequence ATGATCATTCACTCCGAGAACCATCCCACACTCAATCTCGTCCGTTTGCCTGATGGCGTCGGGCTGGAACTGCCGTCATACGAAAGCAAGGGTGCTGCCGGCATGGACCTGCGCGCAGCCGTCGACGTCGGCAACCCGATGATCCTGGAACCCGGCAAGCGTGCCCTGGTGCCGACGGGTTTCATTTTCGAGATTCCTGAAGGCTTCGAGGGTCAGGTGCGGCCGCGCTCCGGTCTGGCGCTGAAGCACGGCATCACCTGCCTGAACACGCCCGGCACGATCGACAGCGATTACCGCGGCGAGGTGAAGGTCCTGCTGATCAATCTCGGCGAAGTGCCGTTCGAGATCACCCGTGGCATGCGCATCGCCCAGATGGTGATCGCTCCGGCGATCCAGGCTGCCGTCCACGAGATTACCGAAAGCAGCGTGACGGCACGCGGCGGCGGCGGCTTCGGCTCGACCGGCGTGTGA
- a CDS encoding DMT family transporter, with protein sequence MQSDIRVGTIQMTAAMLISGTIGWFVVISGQPVSAVVFWRCLFGAISLLAVCAAMGVLRPGILSWRSFGIAVFGGVAIVLNWLLLFASYAHASISVATTVYNTQPFMLLALGAIFLGEKITTTKLFWLTLAFAGMVAIIEAKPTGETGDGSYGLGIAMSLGAAFFYALAALAAKWLRGTPPHLIALIQVATGVLMLLPLTDFSNLPSGAATWSILSTMGVVHTGVMYVLLYGAIQKLPIHLTGALSFIYPIAAIVVDRFAFGHALQPLQIAGAAIILLAAAGMNLGWMPTRMLRLRAG encoded by the coding sequence ATGCAAAGCGATATCCGCGTCGGGACCATCCAGATGACGGCAGCGATGTTGATCTCGGGAACGATCGGCTGGTTCGTAGTGATCTCGGGCCAGCCGGTCAGCGCCGTCGTGTTTTGGCGATGCCTGTTCGGCGCGATCAGCCTGCTTGCCGTTTGCGCCGCGATGGGCGTGCTGCGCCCGGGGATACTGAGCTGGCGATCCTTCGGCATCGCAGTCTTCGGTGGTGTCGCAATCGTGCTCAACTGGCTGCTGTTGTTCGCATCCTATGCCCATGCGTCGATCTCGGTGGCGACGACTGTCTACAACACGCAGCCATTCATGCTGCTGGCGCTCGGCGCGATCTTTCTCGGCGAGAAGATCACGACCACGAAGCTCTTCTGGCTGACGCTCGCCTTTGCCGGCATGGTCGCGATCATCGAAGCCAAGCCGACGGGAGAGACGGGCGATGGCTCTTATGGGTTGGGGATTGCGATGTCTCTGGGTGCTGCCTTCTTCTACGCGCTGGCGGCGCTCGCCGCCAAATGGCTGCGCGGAACACCGCCGCATCTGATCGCGCTGATACAGGTCGCAACCGGCGTGCTGATGCTGCTGCCCCTGACCGATTTCTCGAACCTGCCATCCGGTGCCGCCACGTGGTCGATCCTGTCGACGATGGGCGTCGTCCATACCGGCGTTATGTATGTGCTGCTCTACGGTGCGATCCAGAAACTGCCGATCCATCTGACCGGTGCCCTGTCCTTCATCTATCCGATTGCCGCGATCGTGGTCGACAGGTTCGCCTTCGGCCACGCGCTCCAGCCGTTGCAGATCGCTGGCGCGGCGATCATCCTTCTGGCGGCTGCGGGGATGAACCTCGGATGGATGCCGACGCGAATGCTCAGGCTTCGCGCCGGCTGA
- the betC gene encoding choline-sulfatase — protein MARPNFLILMVDQYNGTLFPDGPAEFLHAPHLKALAKRSVRFANTYTASPLCAPARASFMSGQLPSRTRVYDNAAEFASDIPTFAHHLRAAGYHTALSGKMHFVGPDQLHGFEERLTTDIYPADFGWTPDYTKPGERIDWWYHNLGSVTGAGVAEITNQMEYDDEVAYNATRKLYDLSRRQDDRPWCLTVSFTHPHDPYVARRKFWDLYEDCPHLDPEVGTIPFDKQDPHSQRLLKACDYDAFEITPEQVRNARRGYFANISYIDEKVGELLDVLERGRMAEDTVIVFVSDHGDMLGDRGLWFKMCFFDGSSRVPLSIAAPGWEPALISQPVSTLDVTPTLAALAGIDITKLKPWTDGEDLTPLATRTGTRGPVPMEYAAEGSIAPLVGLRDGKFKLTLCDKDAPMLFDLDADPKELKNLATDPAYADTLAHLTAQAEKRWNLANFDAAVRESQARRWVVYEALRNGAYYPWDYQPLQRASERYMRNHMDLNVLEENQRYPRGE, from the coding sequence ATGGCGCGCCCGAATTTCCTCATCCTGATGGTCGACCAGTATAACGGGACGCTGTTTCCCGACGGGCCGGCCGAGTTTCTTCACGCGCCGCATCTGAAAGCCCTGGCGAAGCGCTCCGTGCGCTTTGCCAACACCTATACGGCAAGCCCGCTCTGCGCACCGGCGCGGGCTTCCTTCATGTCCGGCCAGCTTCCGAGCCGCACCCGCGTCTACGACAACGCCGCGGAATTCGCGTCCGACATCCCGACCTTCGCGCATCATCTGCGCGCAGCCGGCTATCACACCGCGCTGTCGGGCAAGATGCATTTCGTCGGCCCCGACCAGCTGCACGGCTTCGAGGAACGGCTGACGACCGATATCTATCCGGCCGATTTCGGCTGGACGCCCGATTACACCAAGCCCGGCGAGCGGATCGACTGGTGGTATCACAATCTCGGCTCGGTGACGGGCGCCGGCGTCGCCGAAATCACCAACCAGATGGAATATGACGACGAGGTCGCCTACAACGCGACCCGCAAGCTCTACGACCTCTCGCGCCGCCAGGACGATCGTCCCTGGTGCCTGACCGTCAGCTTCACGCATCCGCACGATCCCTATGTTGCGCGCCGCAAGTTCTGGGATCTCTACGAGGATTGCCCTCATCTCGACCCCGAGGTCGGCACCATCCCGTTCGATAAGCAGGATCCGCATTCGCAAAGGCTGCTGAAAGCCTGCGACTACGACGCCTTCGAGATCACGCCGGAGCAGGTGCGCAACGCGCGGCGCGGCTACTTCGCCAACATCTCCTATATCGACGAGAAGGTCGGCGAGCTGCTCGATGTGCTGGAACGCGGCCGCATGGCCGAGGATACCGTCATCGTCTTCGTGTCAGACCACGGCGACATGCTGGGCGATCGCGGGTTGTGGTTCAAGATGTGCTTCTTCGATGGTTCTTCTCGCGTGCCGCTGTCGATCGCAGCGCCCGGCTGGGAACCGGCGCTGATCAGCCAGCCGGTTTCGACGCTCGACGTGACGCCGACACTGGCCGCGCTCGCCGGCATCGACATCACCAAGCTCAAGCCCTGGACCGACGGCGAGGACCTGACGCCGCTGGCCACAAGAACCGGCACGCGCGGACCGGTGCCGATGGAATATGCCGCCGAGGGCTCGATCGCGCCGCTGGTCGGCCTTCGTGACGGCAAGTTCAAGCTGACACTCTGCGACAAGGACGCGCCGATGCTGTTCGACCTCGACGCGGACCCGAAGGAATTGAAGAACCTCGCCACCGATCCTGCCTATGCCGACACGCTGGCGCATCTGACCGCGCAGGCGGAGAAGCGCTGGAACCTCGCGAATTTCGACGCTGCCGTGCGCGAAAGCCAGGCGCGGCGCTGGGTGGTCTACGAGGCGCTGCGCAACGGCGCTTATTATCCCTGGGATTACCAGCCGCTGCAACGCGCCTCGGAACGCTACATGCGCAACCACATGGATTTGAACGTGCTGGAAGAAAACCAGCGCTATCCGCGTGGCGAGTGA
- a CDS encoding Lrp/AsnC family transcriptional regulator: protein MGFPNQELDGVDQRMLAALAGDARMSLKELAQLVGLSSPSAAERLRRLQERGVISAFTVDIEPAALGYPLQAIVRVRPLPGQLHLVERIIQETPEFIECDKVTGDDCFIARLVTRSMEQLDTILDKIAERAETNTSMIKASPVKRRLPPLS from the coding sequence ATGGGATTTCCTAATCAGGAGCTCGATGGGGTTGACCAGCGAATGCTCGCCGCGCTTGCCGGCGATGCGCGCATGTCGCTGAAAGAGCTGGCACAGCTGGTCGGACTGTCTTCCCCTAGCGCGGCGGAACGGTTGCGCCGCCTGCAGGAGCGCGGGGTCATCTCGGCCTTTACTGTCGATATCGAGCCTGCCGCTCTCGGCTACCCGCTGCAGGCGATCGTCCGGGTGCGGCCATTGCCGGGGCAGTTGCATCTCGTCGAAAGGATCATCCAGGAGACACCGGAGTTTATCGAATGCGATAAGGTGACGGGTGATGACTGCTTCATCGCGCGGCTCGTCACCCGCTCGATGGAGCAACTGGATACGATCCTAGACAAGATTGCCGAGAGGGCCGAAACCAATACGTCGATGATCAAGGCGTCGCCGGTGAAGCGCCGGTTGCCGCCGCTATCCTGA
- a CDS encoding TOBE domain-containing protein, producing MKISARNRLKGKVVEVTLGATTAHVRIDVGGGSIVTASITNEAVKELGLAVGSEAYAVVKASDVMVAVD from the coding sequence ATGAAAATCAGCGCACGCAACCGCCTCAAGGGCAAGGTCGTCGAAGTTACCTTGGGCGCCACGACGGCGCATGTCCGCATCGACGTCGGCGGCGGCTCGATCGTCACTGCATCGATCACCAACGAGGCGGTCAAGGAACTTGGCCTTGCCGTCGGCTCCGAGGCCTATGCCGTCGTCAAGGCATCCGACGTGATGGTCGCCGTCGACTGA